DNA sequence from the Vanessa tameamea isolate UH-Manoa-2023 chromosome 21, ilVanTame1 primary haplotype, whole genome shotgun sequence genome:
ATATACAAAAgttctaaacaaaaaaatatgtgattataaaataatatcaaagagATGTTCTGCACTGTTTATTAATGGTCTGAAGGCAACTgatagttttgtttatattacacCTTATATAGATTACAATGAGCGTATGAAAGAAAAAGATTTAATCAAAGCTGAAATTGAAAAACGTAAATTACAATTTGATTTATTGAAACTTGAGAATCTGTGGTCTGTGTATGAAGAGTTGAAAACAAGAAAATTGGAGTATGATAGCAGAAAGCAAGAAGTATCTAAAGAATTGGAACAATTTCTGAAGAGTAAACAGGAGGGTGACAATgttgagaaattaaaaatacaagtgCATTTGTTAAaggaaaatataagaaaattaaaagaacCTCTATGGTCGGCAGAGGAGGCAGCTATAACAGAAGCATTAAAACTACCTAATAAACTACACAATTTGACACCTGACGTAGATAAAATCATATATGAACATGGTTCAAAACCTAACAACGACAAAGATCATCTTAAAATTggtaaagataaaaatttattacattttacaaaaaatgagAACTATTATCTTAAAGGTGATGCAGCATTATTTGAATTGGGAGCAAAATTTTACTTtagcaaaattttaaaagaaaacaattacaCCCAGTTCTCTAATCCAGACTTTtctaaaagtttaataatagaAGGCTGCGGAGAAGATCATACAAATTCTGATTCTACTTTCATATTACACCACAATGAGGATAATAAAGTCAATATTGATAGCCGATTGCACTTGACGGGAGGTGGTTCACTATATTCCTTCTTTGCATACCATGCAAAAAATGTCTTGTATGCTAAAGTGTTACCATTAACATATTTCAGCATGGGTCGACAATATATACCATCACCTACGGAGGAGGACAACTTACATCATGTAAGCCAAAGTTCTGTTGTTCAAATATTCAATGCTACAAGAAATGAAACAGAACTTGATGGAatgctaaataatattattgatttaataaaaaatatatatactccaCTTGGCTACCACTACAGACTAAATTATGTTGCTGCAAATAAATTGAATGCATGGGAATCATTGAGattattaatagaaatgtaTTCCAGCTCTCAGAAAAGTTATATGGAAGTCGGAAATATTGCTCTAAGCGGAGATTTTATAAGCAAGAGACTTATGTTCACATATACTGAAGAAAAACAAAGTAAGTTCCCCCACATCTTATCTGgtacaatattaaatgtaccaaAACTCTTAGCTTGCGCTTTGGAGCAAGATGGTGAATTCTTTCTACCCCAACAGTTTGCTATTGAAAATTAATGTACCATTAGTACAGTGGAATATTGCTcttaaataaaacctctttgttaattataaatgtttattcatttaatgatttgtaaataataaagattaagaAATAATCAacagtttttataattctaatattttaacatcattattaaataataaattgaaactcATTTCTCTCCCATTCTGGGTTTTCTATATTAATGGGAGATTTCAAACTTAGTTCAACTAAATCAACTTGTCCTGATTTAGTCACAAGAACTATAGTGTGAGCCCtgaaaaagaattaaaaatagttcatCAACAAGTTCCTATTTTTATCTATCTTCTATGATttcattatcaatttattaatttgtaataatataacattttagttatagtatttaaaattaccttGTTCCATATCTAGCTTTTGGGATGTTAACAAAAATTGAACTAAGTTCTTCATAAATATTTGGCCGTCTTTCTTCTAACTGAAGATCAGgcaaatttctaaaaaaaaagttatataatttttggagGGAAAACAACAAAGttgatgtattatatattgtattgttaacagataatttatttgaagtgactattttttaatgactaaccttttttgattttttaataaactaattaattcattcaataattCAGTTTTTGTATTAAGCTTGTTTAGtttagtacatatattttttaacaattttttgcCATATTGCACCTTCTTTAAAGGTTTATCAGGGAGACTATTGCTAAACCCTAAATATGTGTCAGaccatttattaatttcatttgtagCATTGGTATAGGTTTTAACTTCTGGTAATGAATttctgtaacaaataaaaaaatatttaagtatttttatcatctattagTTTTATGATATACATCAAGATTTagctacttattattttatattattcaaattatgatttcaacaaataataaaaataatttcaaacatacCCTAACTCAAcagacacaaaaataaattcattacaattattggtataatttttaattgattcaatataaTCTAACAGCTTCAAATTAGATTTTACATAATCAGCTACTACAGTGCCTCTAcctgagaaaaaaataaatatttaattttttttaaataaaaagaagaaaagaGTATAATTATTGAACGTGGAGtgataattatatacctactttttgcattttctttttttactcCAGGCAAATTTAAGAGCAAAccaattttcttatattttgagCTAATAGCTAGCCATGTTCCTTTCTCACAACCAGTTTCTAAATCTCTACCTATAGAAAAGGAAggtactataataattttaccatGATAACCATTAtcgatacaaataattataaattcctgCCAATTTATCAACATTTTCAATTTTGGTTTTGCTTATAATGTATACttctaaaacatttaataaagggaatttgaatatatttttttatataattacgctTCACTGTTCTGATcggttaagtatttttttataaaaaaatacatatatatacctcCATACACACAAGGGTCTTCGCTCCAGGGAGCCATACATTGCGCGGGGCGGGAATAATTCTCATCTCTATTGGATATAAGGATGAGGCTAAAATCGCTTTCAATATCATTGGCTCCATTATAAACGAACAAAATAcacatttcaaaattttttatagaattgagGCTTATTATTTTGACACAACTATTTGAGCTTGACTTTGAaagataatgtaataaaaacaattataaactggaaaaatatattatttttaacatgtttaattgttcgttttttaaagattatcatTATCTTATCGTTTGGTGTTATCACAATCAAGAATCAACTatcaagtaataatttaaaacaaaatacaggcttaaataaatatggtaTATTACTTGTTTTACCTTTTGGTAAGATATTTTTCAAGGCtaagtaattatgtatatttgtaaatgattttacttttaattgtttcatttgATTATTTAGAAGGTTAGTCACTCTCGTCTATGTTGTTTTGGTTaggatttcaaaataataatctaaaaaaaaaatacggctAAGCTTTACTATTGGCCGATTCATCACTTTGTaaaccttaataataaaaatattatgaatgcatCTTCATTTTGAACATAATCATTTATTCTTATGCCACATTATTGGGGTTTGTCGTTGCAACGTAATGTAATATgattgtatttcattaaaaatatatgaaggcAACACTTTGTCATCTGATAGTTgtcaaattacaatttattgtgTATTGTGAAATGTCAAAGACCTTTGTAATGTTGTATTGAAAAgatttacaaaatgttatttattgttaatgaaaACTTTAATCAAAATTGTCGAAGTTTGTgatttctaaataaaactatagaaGACTTAAAATGGAGCCCAACATGTCATTCTTCAGTCTACCAGTAGGTTTAAGCACTATATCTTCAACTAATCGATATTTGGGTTTAACTTACgtattacaattttgtactttacAGTTCGTTGATTCAGAGACATCGGATTTAGTGTTTCATAGGAAAGTGCCGGAATGCGATTATGACTTTCAAAACGAACTCCCTTCGCAAAGTGCTCTTTTGGCTGCGGACGATGTACTTGCGCAATTTTTATCTTCTGATGGTCCTTTAGAAGAACCTGATTTAAATGGGCCTACAACCTTACACTGTGAAATATGTCAGAAGAGATTtgataatgcaaaaaagtattatGGACATTTAAGAGTACATTCCAAGGATAATCTATGGATTTGTGGTATGGGgactttgttattaatatacttttttaatcattaacatTCAATGAATTCCAACCTACCACTCATTATAACAACTAACAATACATAACGTTTCTCAATAATACAACATTGTACATAAAAtccaaaacttttttaattgcttaaattatgtaaaatgtatttactctCAAAGGCACTCCTCCATGTTAGATTgtgtttattaagtttattttaaataaaaaaataataattatatagtttaaaaacttcatatgtaaataactattgcctaaattttatagaaaagtgTCCAAATCAGAAATTTGCCACAAAACAGCATCTTATGAAGCACAGTCTGACGCATAAACCTCTGGCACGTGTCTGGAAGTGCCCTCAGTGTTCCATGTCCTTTGAAGCTCTCTGGCGCTTACAACAACATCTGTTTGCTAAACATTTAGACTACAGGTATAGTATTctatttgcatataaaaataaatatgttaatagtaaattgttgctatttattttataataactaagtataactatattttattaattaacagacCTCACAAATGTGACGAGTGTGAGAAATCATTCCAGAAGCCCTCCGATTTAAAGAAACATAAAGATTTACACAATGGTAAGTGGTTCCTTGATAAATTATagttgttgtatttttaaaatcttttttctaATTTCTATAATGGTatgtcaaattaatattcatatgcttgtctaatgaattattattatacattacagATGTTAAACCACACGCCTGTCTGTGTTGTGATAagaaatttaatcataaatcgaATTTAAATCGACACATGTTACTGCACAGTAAGGACAAACCCTTCAGTTGTTCAGGTTGTCACAATAGGTTCACGCAGGTTGTactatttctataattttttattttatgatattacttttaaagaTGATTGTTGTCGaagtaaactattttaaattatctcatGAAGTTTTATGAGTGTAAAAGTTGGTTTGACTGTCTTGTTACTCCGATGTAGTGGCTAACTTAAATGGACTGGGCTTGAGGTTCAAATCCCAGGGCTTTACCAATGAaagtgattgttttttttttttttctgtgcaAATGGTTCACCTGATGTTTagccgctcatagacattgtcaCCAACCATAGACATGGGCATCGCCTATAGTCATTGactctaataaatattaaccatttcttaagtCATCAATGtcccaccaatcttgggaactaacatgttatgtcccttatggtTGAATATGAAACACAATACTATATATTGCTGTctctatttggtggtagaacatctgatgactgagtggtacctaaccagatgggcttgcacaaagccctaccatcaattCAAAGTTCCTCTAAGAACTTCATATAGAA
Encoded proteins:
- the LOC113403437 gene encoding serine--tRNA synthetase-like protein Slimp: MLHKLYTKVLNKKICDYKIISKRCSALFINGLKATDSFVYITPYIDYNERMKEKDLIKAEIEKRKLQFDLLKLENLWSVYEELKTRKLEYDSRKQEVSKELEQFLKSKQEGDNVEKLKIQVHLLKENIRKLKEPLWSAEEAAITEALKLPNKLHNLTPDVDKIIYEHGSKPNNDKDHLKIGKDKNLLHFTKNENYYLKGDAALFELGAKFYFSKILKENNYTQFSNPDFSKSLIIEGCGEDHTNSDSTFILHHNEDNKVNIDSRLHLTGGGSLYSFFAYHAKNVLYAKVLPLTYFSMGRQYIPSPTEEDNLHHVSQSSVVQIFNATRNETELDGMLNNIIDLIKNIYTPLGYHYRLNYVAANKLNAWESLRLLIEMYSSSQKSYMEVGNIALSGDFISKRLMFTYTEEKQSKFPHILSGTILNVPKLLACALEQDGEFFLPQQFAIEN
- the LOC113403438 gene encoding transport and Golgi organization protein 2 isoform X2; translation: MCILFVYNGANDIESDFSLILISNRDENYSRPAQCMAPWSEDPCVYGGRDLETGCEKGTWLAISSKYKKIGLLLNLPGVKKENAKSRGTVVADYVKSNLKLLDYIESIKNYTNNCNEFIFVSVELGNLPDLQLEERRPNIYEELSSIFVNIPKARYGTRAHTIVLVTKSGQVDLVELSLKSPINIENPEWERNEFQFII
- the LOC113403438 gene encoding transport and Golgi organization protein 2 isoform X1 gives rise to the protein MCILFVYNGANDIESDFSLILISNRDENYSRPAQCMAPWSEDPCVYGGRDLETGCEKGTWLAISSKYKKIGLLLNLPGVKKENAKSRGTVVADYVKSNLKLLDYIESIKNYTNNCNEFIFVSVELGNSLPEVKTYTNATNEINKWSDTYLGFSNSLPDKPLKKVQYGKKLLKNICTKLNKLNTKTELLNELISLLKNQKRNLPDLQLEERRPNIYEELSSIFVNIPKARYGTRAHTIVLVTKSGQVDLVELSLKSPINIENPEWERNEFQFII